One segment of Halococcus salsus DNA contains the following:
- a CDS encoding 30S ribosomal protein S17, which produces MALGLNVDEPEATCDDPNCPFHGTLSVRGGTVDGVVVSTDMDRSAVVEREYDVAVPKYDRAMKRRSRTPAHAPDCLEIEVGEPVRIAETRPLSKTKSHVVVGRIDTDRDLGATSLSGPSDAESEAAMSDIEESVAEAEDGGEA; this is translated from the coding sequence ATGGCGTTAGGACTCAACGTAGACGAACCCGAGGCGACCTGCGACGACCCGAACTGTCCGTTCCACGGCACGCTGTCCGTGCGCGGCGGGACGGTCGACGGCGTGGTCGTCTCGACGGACATGGACAGATCGGCCGTCGTCGAACGCGAATACGACGTGGCGGTCCCGAAGTACGACCGGGCGATGAAACGGCGCTCGCGGACGCCCGCGCACGCGCCCGACTGCCTCGAGATCGAGGTGGGCGAGCCGGTGCGGATCGCCGAGACCCGCCCGCTCTCGAAGACCAAATCCCACGTCGTGGTCGGTCGGATCGACACCGACCGCGACCTCGGCGCGACCAGCCTCTCGGGGCCCTCGGACGCCGAGAGCGAGGCCGCGATGAGCGACATCGAGGAGAGCGTCGCCGAGGCCGAGGACGGAGGTGAGGCCTGA
- a CDS encoding 50S ribosomal protein L14: protein MEALSADVSQGLEKGSLVTCADNTGARQLRVISVSGYHGTKNRHPKAGIGDKITVSVTKGTPEMRRQVLEAVVIRQRKPIRRPDGTRLKFEDNAAVIVDENEDPRGTELRGPIAREVAERFGSIASAATMIV, encoded by the coding sequence ATGGAAGCCCTCTCGGCCGACGTCAGTCAGGGCCTCGAGAAGGGCTCGCTGGTGACGTGTGCCGACAACACCGGCGCACGCCAGCTCCGCGTGATCAGCGTCTCGGGCTACCACGGCACCAAGAACCGCCACCCGAAGGCCGGGATCGGCGACAAGATCACGGTGTCGGTGACGAAGGGGACGCCCGAGATGCGTCGCCAGGTGCTCGAAGCCGTCGTGATCCGCCAGCGAAAGCCGATCCGACGACCCGACGGCACTCGATTGAAGTTCGAGGACAACGCCGCGGTCATCGTCGACGAGAACGAGGACCCTCGGGGGACCGAACTCCGTGGGCCGATCGCGCGCGAGGTCGCCGAACGGTTCGGCTCGATCGCGAGCGCGGCAACGATGATCGTCTGA
- the rplX gene encoding 50S ribosomal protein L24, whose product MSKQPHKQRTRTERAPLHEKHRQVRATLSGDLRDEYGKRSARVNAGDTVEVMRGDFAGEEGEVVSVDLRNTTVDVEDVTVETADGEDVPRSLDASNLRITDLNLDDSRREDRLEADDDE is encoded by the coding sequence ATGAGCAAGCAACCACACAAACAACGCACACGAACGGAGCGTGCGCCGCTCCACGAGAAGCACCGACAGGTCCGTGCGACGCTCTCGGGCGACCTCCGTGACGAGTACGGCAAACGGAGCGCCCGCGTCAACGCGGGCGACACCGTGGAGGTCATGCGCGGGGACTTCGCCGGCGAGGAGGGCGAAGTCGTGAGCGTCGACCTTCGGAACACGACCGTCGACGTCGAGGACGTCACCGTCGAGACCGCCGACGGCGAGGACGTCCCGCGTTCGCTCGACGCGAGCAACCTCCGGATCACCGACCTCAACCTCGACGACTCGCGTCGCGAGGACCGACTGGAGGCCGACGACGATGAGTAA
- a CDS encoding 30S ribosomal protein S4e: MSKHQKRLSVPNSWPVERKTATFTVKATAGPHGEDGVPLLILLRDVLGYVDSRKEARYALNQGSVLVNNEPLSDEQRPIGMFDIVEFAERDEHYRVFPDEGGRLALTPIDAADADSKLGKIEGKRQVPGGNTQLSLHDGRTLEIEEGDYAGNDSIVVDTDNEILAHFPYEEGALVTAVRGQHAGEIGEIDEIQVTPGSSPNNVLVSQDDGEGFETIADYVVVIDENFVEEDDEETVTTTGEDQPEPESDADEATDGGEDE; encoded by the coding sequence ATGAGTAAGCACCAAAAGCGACTCTCGGTGCCGAACTCCTGGCCGGTCGAGCGAAAGACCGCCACCTTCACCGTGAAGGCCACCGCCGGCCCGCACGGCGAGGACGGGGTGCCGCTCCTCATCCTGCTCCGGGACGTCCTCGGCTACGTCGACTCCCGGAAGGAGGCGCGCTACGCGCTGAACCAGGGCTCCGTGCTGGTCAACAACGAGCCCCTCAGCGACGAACAGCGGCCGATCGGGATGTTCGACATCGTCGAGTTCGCCGAGCGCGACGAGCACTATCGGGTGTTCCCCGACGAGGGCGGCCGGCTGGCGCTCACCCCGATCGACGCCGCGGACGCCGACTCGAAGCTCGGCAAGATCGAGGGCAAGCGACAGGTGCCGGGCGGCAACACGCAGCTCTCGCTCCACGACGGTCGCACCCTCGAGATCGAGGAGGGCGACTACGCCGGCAACGACTCGATCGTCGTCGACACCGACAACGAGATCCTCGCGCACTTCCCCTACGAGGAGGGCGCGCTGGTCACGGCGGTTCGCGGCCAGCACGCTGGCGAGATCGGCGAGATCGACGAGATCCAGGTCACCCCCGGGAGCTCGCCGAACAACGTCCTGGTGAGCCAGGACGACGGCGAGGGCTTCGAGACGATCGCCGACTACGTGGTCGTCATCGACGAGAACTTCGTCGAGGAGGACGACGAGGAGACCGTCACCACAACCGGCGAGGACCAGCCGGAACCCGAATCCGACGCCGACGAGGCCACCGACGGAGGTGAGGACGAATGA
- a CDS encoding 50S ribosomal protein L5: MSEAAEFHEMREPVVEKVVVHMGVGQGGRELANAEDILEAITGQEGVRTRANATEPEFGIRQGDPIGAKVTLRGEPAETFLDTALGLASVSRSQFDQTGNFSFGIEEHTEFPSQEYDPNIGIYGLDVTVNLTRPGSRVAKRTKVTRKLPSRHRLDTEDAVAFLEAEYDMEVQ, translated from the coding sequence ATGAGCGAGGCAGCGGAGTTCCACGAGATGCGCGAACCCGTCGTCGAGAAGGTCGTCGTCCACATGGGCGTCGGCCAGGGCGGGCGCGAGCTCGCGAACGCCGAGGACATCCTCGAAGCCATCACGGGCCAGGAGGGTGTCCGGACGCGCGCGAACGCCACCGAGCCCGAGTTCGGCATCCGGCAAGGCGACCCGATCGGCGCAAAGGTCACCCTCCGTGGTGAGCCCGCCGAGACGTTCCTCGACACCGCGCTGGGGCTGGCATCGGTCTCGCGTTCGCAGTTCGACCAGACCGGCAACTTCAGCTTCGGCATCGAGGAGCACACCGAGTTCCCGAGCCAGGAGTACGACCCGAACATCGGGATCTACGGTCTCGACGTGACCGTCAACCTCACACGACCGGGCTCGCGCGTCGCGAAACGAACCAAGGTCACGCGGAAGCTGCCGAGCCGTCACCGGCTCGACACCGAGGACGCGGTGGCGTTCCTCGAAGCCGAGTACGACATGGAGGTACAATGA
- a CDS encoding 30S ribosomal protein S14, with the protein MSESETDSGNDVETGEHTGKRTGQLEACQRCGRKQGLVGKYNIWLCRQCFREIARGMGFEKYQ; encoded by the coding sequence ATGAGCGAAAGCGAAACCGACAGCGGGAACGACGTCGAAACGGGCGAGCACACGGGGAAACGAACGGGCCAGCTCGAGGCCTGCCAGCGGTGCGGCCGCAAGCAGGGCCTCGTCGGGAAGTACAACATCTGGCTCTGCCGGCAGTGTTTCCGCGAGATCGCCCGCGGCATGGGGTTCGAGAAATACCAATGA
- a CDS encoding 30S ribosomal protein S8, whose translation MTDNDPLADALSGLDNAESVGKLDLTVRPASNTIGSVLEVIYDRGYISGFEFVDDGKAGTFEVELNGAINQCGVVKPRYSTGADGYEKWEKRFLPARDYGTLIVTTSHGVMSHYEAREAGLGGQVLAYVY comes from the coding sequence ATGACCGACAACGACCCACTCGCCGACGCCCTCAGCGGTCTCGACAACGCCGAGAGCGTCGGGAAGCTCGATCTGACCGTCCGACCCGCCTCGAACACCATCGGCTCGGTGCTCGAAGTCATCTACGACCGGGGCTACATCTCCGGCTTCGAGTTCGTCGACGACGGCAAGGCCGGGACGTTCGAGGTCGAACTCAACGGTGCCATCAACCAGTGCGGCGTCGTCAAGCCCCGGTACTCCACCGGGGCCGACGGCTACGAGAAGTGGGAGAAGCGGTTCCTCCCGGCACGGGACTACGGCACCCTGATCGTCACGACGAGCCACGGCGTGATGAGCCACTACGAGGCCCGCGAAGCGGGACTCGGCGGGCAGGTGCTCGCCTACGTCTACTAG
- a CDS encoding 50S ribosomal protein L6 — MTEERFTIPEGASAETERFDLTISGENGSVTRRLWYPNVTVDVDGDEVVIETAAEDAKTNAIVGTFTSHIRNAFHGVSEGWTYEMEVFYSHFPMQVRVEDDEVVIQNFLGERAPRRTKIHGDTTVDVDDERLTLSGPSKDDVGQTAADIEQLTRVSGKDVRVFQDGVYITEKPQREVTAGGS, encoded by the coding sequence ATGACAGAAGAACGATTCACGATACCGGAGGGGGCAAGCGCCGAGACGGAGCGCTTCGACCTCACCATCTCCGGCGAGAACGGTTCCGTCACGCGGCGACTCTGGTACCCGAACGTCACCGTCGACGTCGACGGCGACGAAGTGGTCATCGAGACCGCCGCCGAGGACGCGAAGACCAACGCCATCGTCGGCACGTTCACCAGCCACATCCGGAACGCCTTCCACGGTGTCAGCGAGGGCTGGACCTACGAGATGGAAGTGTTCTACTCGCACTTCCCGATGCAGGTGCGTGTCGAGGACGATGAGGTTGTGATCCAGAACTTCCTCGGCGAGCGCGCACCGCGCCGGACGAAGATCCACGGCGACACGACTGTGGACGTCGACGACGAGCGGCTCACGCTCTCGGGTCCCAGCAAGGACGACGTCGGCCAGACCGCCGCGGACATCGAACAGCTCACCCGCGTCAGCGGCAAGGACGTCCGGGTGTTCCAGGATGGCGTCTACATCACCGAGAAACCCCAGCGGGAGGTGACCGCCGGTGGCAGCTGA
- a CDS encoding 50S ribosomal protein L32e encodes MAAEELTEVDGVGEEKAEALVDAGYETVADLEDADQDDLAAVEGIGDALAARIKADVDDLDVDEDADDESEEAEDEASEETPDDLADVSGVGEEKADALRAAGFETVADLREAEQSDLTAVEGVGNALAARIKADVGGLEVEEETEADVEDETDTTEDEAVETELEPRGLVDKTPDLDDETGRLLTRRRRKSKPQFNRQDHHKKKRVGTSWRRPRGTLSKQRRGIKGKGAKVSAGYRTTEAVRGLHPSGFEEVRVENTDDLEGVDGDTQAVRIGSSVGGRKRERIEEQAESDGIRVLNPTYVEVEVETDE; translated from the coding sequence GTGGCAGCTGAGGAGCTCACCGAGGTCGACGGCGTCGGCGAGGAGAAAGCCGAAGCGCTCGTCGACGCGGGCTACGAGACGGTCGCGGACCTCGAGGACGCCGACCAGGACGACCTCGCCGCGGTCGAGGGCATCGGCGACGCGCTCGCCGCGCGGATCAAGGCCGACGTCGACGACCTCGACGTCGACGAGGACGCGGACGACGAGTCCGAAGAGGCCGAGGACGAGGCGTCCGAGGAGACCCCCGACGACCTCGCCGACGTCAGCGGTGTCGGCGAGGAGAAGGCCGACGCCCTGCGCGCGGCGGGCTTCGAGACGGTCGCGGACCTCCGCGAGGCCGAGCAGTCGGACCTCACCGCGGTCGAGGGCGTGGGCAACGCGCTCGCGGCCCGGATCAAGGCCGACGTCGGCGGGCTCGAAGTCGAGGAGGAGACCGAGGCGGACGTCGAGGACGAGACCGACACCACGGAGGACGAAGCGGTCGAGACCGAACTCGAACCGCGCGGGCTCGTGGACAAGACGCCCGACCTCGACGACGAGACCGGGCGGCTGCTGACGCGGCGTCGCCGGAAGTCGAAGCCGCAGTTCAACCGCCAGGACCACCACAAGAAGAAACGAGTGGGGACCTCGTGGCGGCGACCCCGCGGAACGCTCTCGAAACAGCGCCGCGGTATCAAGGGCAAGGGCGCGAAGGTCTCGGCTGGTTACCGAACCACCGAGGCCGTTCGCGGTCTCCACCCCAGCGGGTTCGAGGAGGTTCGCGTCGAGAACACCGACGACCTGGAGGGTGTCGACGGCGACACCCAGGCCGTGCGGATCGGGTCGTCGGTCGGCGGTCGGAAGCGCGAACGCATCGAGGAGCAGGCCGAGAGCGACGGGATCCGGGTGCTGAACCCGACCTACGTCGAAGTCGAGGTGGAAACAGATGAGTGA
- a CDS encoding 50S ribosomal protein L19e, which yields MSDLSAQRRLAADVLDVGENRVWFDPESQGEIAEAITREDVRELVADGTIESKDAKTNSRGRARERNAQRAAGHRSGPGTRRGTAGARQNKKDAWVSRIRAQRRRLKELRADGTLDRTQYRALYDKAGGGEFDSVARLEAFAENSYDIDIETEDD from the coding sequence ATGAGTGACCTCAGCGCACAGCGCCGACTCGCCGCCGACGTCCTCGACGTCGGGGAGAACCGCGTCTGGTTCGACCCCGAGAGCCAGGGCGAGATCGCGGAAGCGATCACCCGCGAGGACGTCCGCGAGCTGGTCGCCGACGGCACGATAGAATCGAAGGACGCGAAGACGAACTCCCGCGGGCGAGCGCGCGAGCGCAACGCACAGCGTGCCGCCGGCCACCGCAGCGGCCCCGGTACGCGACGCGGGACCGCGGGCGCACGCCAGAACAAGAAGGACGCGTGGGTCTCGCGGATCCGCGCCCAGCGCCGCCGGCTGAAGGAGCTTCGAGCGGACGGCACGCTCGACCGAACCCAGTACCGCGCGCTCTACGACAAGGCGGGCGGGGGCGAGTTCGACAGCGTGGCACGGCTCGAAGCCTTCGCCGAGAACAGCTACGACATCGACATCGAGACGGAGGACGACTAA
- a CDS encoding 50S ribosomal protein L18 — protein sequence MATGPRYNVPMRRRREVRTDYHQRLRLLKSGKPRLVARKSNRHVRAQLVSPSPDGDETHAGASSADLAEYGWEAPTGNLPSAYLTGLLAGLRARENDVSEAVLDIGLNTATPGNKLFAMQEGAIDAGLDVPHNESVFADWERTSGEHIADYAESRDEPLYSGEFDATDLPEHFEEIRQTIMDEFDHELGGDDE from the coding sequence ATGGCCACAGGACCACGATACAACGTACCGATGCGCCGCCGGCGCGAGGTCCGGACGGACTACCATCAGCGGTTGCGCCTGTTGAAATCAGGCAAACCCCGACTGGTTGCGCGCAAGAGCAACCGCCACGTCAGGGCGCAGCTGGTGAGCCCCAGTCCCGACGGTGACGAAACGCACGCGGGCGCGAGCTCGGCGGACCTCGCCGAGTACGGCTGGGAGGCCCCCACGGGGAACCTCCCGAGCGCGTACCTCACGGGGTTGCTCGCCGGGCTGCGCGCGCGAGAGAACGACGTGAGCGAGGCGGTGCTCGACATCGGCCTCAACACCGCGACGCCCGGCAACAAGCTGTTCGCGATGCAGGAGGGCGCGATCGACGCCGGCCTCGACGTGCCGCACAACGAATCGGTGTTCGCCGACTGGGAGCGCACCAGCGGTGAGCACATCGCCGACTACGCCGAATCGCGTGACGAGCCGCTCTACTCGGGCGAGTTCGACGCGACCGACCTCCCCGAGCACTTCGAGGAGATACGACAGACCATCATGGACGAATTCGACCACGAACTCGGAGGCGACGATGAGTAG
- a CDS encoding 30S ribosomal protein S5, producing MSRRGWEPRTRLGKLVAEEEITTMEDALNSGLPLKEPEITDQLLSLEDEVLDINMVQRMTDSGRRVKFRCVVVIGDRNGYVGYAEGRDDQVGSAIQKAIEVAKLNIISVDRGSGSWEDRAGGVNSLTRRTKGKAGSVTVEVIPAPQGLGLAAAETVRHILELAGVQDAWTKSNGNTRTTVNLAKATYNALRNGSQSRMPQRAREKRREVVE from the coding sequence ATGAGTAGACGCGGCTGGGAGCCGCGCACACGGCTCGGCAAACTGGTCGCCGAGGAGGAGATCACCACGATGGAGGACGCCCTCAACTCGGGGCTCCCCCTGAAGGAACCGGAGATCACGGACCAGCTGCTCTCGCTCGAGGACGAGGTCCTCGACATCAACATGGTCCAGCGGATGACCGACTCCGGTCGGCGGGTGAAGTTCCGGTGTGTGGTCGTGATCGGCGACCGGAACGGCTACGTGGGCTACGCCGAGGGCCGCGACGACCAGGTCGGCTCGGCGATCCAGAAGGCCATCGAGGTCGCGAAGCTCAACATCATCAGCGTCGACCGCGGCTCGGGCTCCTGGGAGGACCGCGCGGGCGGGGTGAACTCCCTGACCCGCCGCACCAAGGGCAAGGCCGGCTCGGTCACCGTCGAGGTCATCCCCGCTCCGCAGGGGCTCGGTCTCGCGGCCGCCGAAACGGTTCGGCACATCCTCGAACTCGCCGGCGTCCAGGACGCCTGGACGAAGTCGAACGGCAACACCCGGACGACGGTCAACCTCGCGAAGGCGACGTACAACGCGCTCCGGAACGGGTCGCAGTCACGGATGCCACAGCGTGCCCGTGAGAAGCGACGCGAGGTGGTCGAGTGA
- the rpmD gene encoding 50S ribosomal protein L30 — protein sequence MQALVQVRGEVNMEQGVRDTLSMLNIHSTNHCTFVPETDTYRGMITKVNDYVAYGEPSPGVLATVLETRGEPAEGDGDVDDEWVGENTDYDDLSALAEALLAEETTLQDAGLSPSLRLHPPRGGHNGVKHPTAEGGELGKHSSDEIDALLSAMR from the coding sequence ATGCAAGCGCTCGTGCAGGTCCGCGGCGAGGTCAACATGGAACAGGGCGTTCGGGACACCCTCTCGATGCTCAACATCCACAGCACCAACCACTGTACGTTCGTCCCCGAGACGGACACCTACCGCGGCATGATCACGAAGGTCAACGACTACGTGGCCTACGGCGAACCCAGCCCGGGCGTGCTCGCGACGGTGCTCGAAACCCGTGGCGAACCCGCCGAGGGCGACGGGGACGTCGACGACGAGTGGGTCGGCGAGAACACCGACTACGACGACCTCTCGGCGCTCGCGGAGGCGCTGCTCGCCGAGGAGACCACGCTCCAGGACGCCGGGCTCTCGCCCTCGCTCCGGCTCCACCCGCCGCGCGGCGGGCACAACGGCGTGAAACACCCGACCGCCGAGGGCGGCGAGCTCGGCAAGCACAGTTCGGACGAGATCGACGCGCTGTTGAGCGCGATGCGGTGA
- a CDS encoding uL15m family ribosomal protein codes for MTSKKRRQRGSRTHSGGTHKNRRGAGHRGGRGRAGRDKHEKHNYGPLGKHGFSRPEKTTEDVRTVDVRELDEDAALYAADGLAEETGDGFALDARDIVEDGHDADVVKVLGGGQVRQSLDVTADAFSESARDLLADAGGEATLSERGEERNAEADDEDSDEEATNAESE; via the coding sequence ATGACTTCCAAAAAACGACGCCAGCGCGGCTCGCGCACCCACAGCGGCGGCACCCACAAGAACCGACGTGGGGCCGGCCACCGTGGCGGGCGCGGTCGTGCGGGACGCGACAAGCACGAAAAGCACAACTACGGGCCGCTCGGCAAACACGGTTTCAGCCGGCCCGAGAAGACCACCGAGGACGTCCGGACGGTCGACGTCCGCGAGCTCGACGAGGACGCGGCGCTCTACGCCGCCGACGGCCTCGCCGAGGAGACGGGCGACGGGTTCGCGCTCGACGCCCGCGACATCGTCGAGGACGGCCACGACGCCGACGTGGTGAAGGTGCTCGGCGGCGGGCAGGTCCGCCAGTCGCTCGACGTGACCGCCGACGCGTTCTCCGAGAGCGCGCGCGACCTGCTCGCCGACGCGGGCGGGGAAGCGACCCTGAGCGAGCGCGGCGAGGAACGCAACGCGGAAGCGGACGACGAGGACTCGGACGAAGAAGCTACAAACGCGGAGTCCGAGTAA
- the secY gene encoding preprotein translocase subunit SecY — translation MGWKETAEPVLTRMPSVTQPEGHIPFRRKLAWTAGVLVLYFFLTNVTLYGLQGTGSNPFGQFGSILALSQGTVLQLGIGPIVTASIVLQLLGGANLLGLDTNDPRDQVLYQGLQKFLVVVMICITGLPIVFSGFLPPSGDVAASLGIGTFGVQLLLFAQIFVGGVLILFMDEVVSKWGVGSGIGLFIIAGISEQLMLGIFGQGQLLAGWFGILTGSIEASPLTADGLQTILFGQGQIVALLTTVLIFVVVVYAESVRVEIPLSHARVKGARGRFPVKLIYASVLPMILVRALQANIQFIGRILNSQVGLPPWLGVYGSQGQPTGGLFYYLAPIYQPQDWQWWAGSVSAEVWQVLIRVGVDLTFMVVGGAIFAVFWVETADMGPESTAKQIQNSGMQIPGFRQNPGVIEKVLERYIPQVTVIGGALVGVLAVGANMLGTIGLVSGTGLLLTVSITYKLYEEIAEEQLMEMHPVMRQMFG, via the coding sequence ATGGGTTGGAAGGAGACCGCCGAACCGGTTCTGACGCGGATGCCCTCGGTCACACAGCCCGAGGGTCACATCCCGTTCAGACGCAAGCTCGCGTGGACCGCGGGCGTGCTCGTACTGTATTTCTTCCTGACGAACGTCACGCTGTACGGGCTCCAGGGTACCGGGAGCAACCCGTTCGGCCAGTTCGGGTCGATCCTCGCACTGAGTCAGGGGACGGTCCTCCAGCTCGGGATCGGGCCGATCGTGACCGCGAGCATCGTGCTCCAGCTCCTCGGCGGTGCCAACCTGCTCGGTCTCGACACCAACGACCCACGCGACCAGGTGCTCTATCAGGGGCTTCAGAAGTTCCTCGTGGTGGTGATGATCTGTATCACCGGCCTCCCGATCGTCTTCTCGGGCTTTCTGCCCCCGAGTGGCGACGTCGCCGCCTCGCTCGGTATCGGTACGTTCGGCGTTCAACTCCTGTTGTTCGCCCAGATCTTCGTCGGCGGCGTCCTGATCCTGTTCATGGACGAGGTCGTCTCGAAGTGGGGTGTCGGCTCGGGGATCGGGCTGTTCATCATCGCGGGCATCAGCGAGCAGCTGATGCTCGGGATCTTCGGCCAGGGACAGCTCCTCGCCGGCTGGTTCGGGATCCTCACCGGGTCGATCGAGGCCTCGCCGCTGACGGCCGACGGGCTCCAGACGATCCTCTTCGGTCAGGGACAGATCGTCGCGCTCCTCACCACGGTGTTGATCTTCGTAGTGGTCGTCTACGCCGAGAGCGTCCGGGTGGAGATCCCGCTCTCGCACGCCCGCGTCAAGGGCGCGCGGGGGCGCTTCCCGGTGAAGCTGATCTACGCGAGCGTCCTGCCGATGATCCTCGTGCGGGCGCTCCAGGCCAACATCCAGTTCATCGGGCGCATCCTCAACTCCCAGGTCGGTCTGCCACCGTGGCTCGGTGTCTACGGCAGCCAGGGTCAGCCCACGGGCGGGCTGTTCTACTACCTCGCGCCGATCTACCAGCCACAGGACTGGCAGTGGTGGGCCGGCAGCGTGAGCGCCGAGGTCTGGCAGGTGCTCATTCGCGTCGGCGTCGACCTCACGTTCATGGTGGTCGGCGGCGCGATCTTCGCGGTCTTCTGGGTCGAAACCGCGGACATGGGTCCGGAATCCACCGCGAAGCAGATCCAGAACTCCGGGATGCAGATCCCCGGCTTCCGTCAGAACCCCGGCGTGATCGAGAAGGTCCTTGAACGCTACATCCCGCAGGTCACGGTGATCGGCGGGGCGCTCGTGGGCGTGCTCGCGGTCGGCGCGAACATGCTCGGCACCATCGGGCTGGTCTCGGGAACGGGGCTCCTGCTCACGGTGTCTATCACCTACAAGCTCTACGAGGAGATCGCCGAAGAGCAGTTGATGGAGATGCACCCCGTGATGCGCCAGATGTTTGGGTAG
- a CDS encoding DUF433 domain-containing protein, giving the protein MSTHVKIVKTPDVLHGKPRFDGTRIGVYMIAEGIREGGWTVEETVAEYPDLSREQVDAALDYYDDHPEAMDVIRQGKEANRRLIQERSRAPTGDSEGEIEG; this is encoded by the coding sequence ATGAGCACGCACGTGAAAATCGTCAAGACGCCCGACGTACTGCACGGTAAGCCACGGTTCGACGGCACCCGTATCGGCGTCTACATGATAGCCGAGGGGATTCGAGAAGGCGGCTGGACGGTCGAGGAGACCGTAGCGGAGTACCCCGACCTCTCGCGTGAGCAGGTCGATGCGGCGCTCGACTACTACGACGACCACCCGGAAGCGATGGACGTCATCCGCCAAGGGAAAGAGGCCAATCGTCGTCTTATCCAAGAGCGGAGCCGTGCTCCGACCGGTGACTCCGAGGGCGAGATAGAAGGGTGA
- a CDS encoding DUF5615 family PIN-like protein, with protein sequence MNRLQDREVRILCDQNVAAKYTNAFEEADWIIVSTVREELSMDTDDVNISKFAESNRLIILSGDNDFRKLDHDRGFLFYSHTERPPPGDVLEAVRAITDAYTDHRAIDENVPDGWV encoded by the coding sequence GTGAATCGGCTCCAAGACAGGGAGGTACGAATCCTCTGCGACCAGAACGTCGCCGCCAAGTATACTAACGCCTTCGAGGAGGCGGACTGGATAATCGTCAGTACAGTCCGTGAGGAGCTCTCGATGGATACTGACGACGTAAATATCAGTAAGTTCGCCGAAAGCAATAGGTTGATTATCCTCTCCGGGGATAACGACTTCCGCAAATTAGACCACGACCGCGGGTTCCTCTTCTATTCACACACCGAGCGCCCCCCGCCGGGCGACGTGCTTGAGGCCGTTCGCGCTATCACCGACGCCTATACCGACCATCGGGCTATCGACGAAAACGTCCCCGATGGCTGGGTCTAA